From Coffea arabica cultivar ET-39 chromosome 9c, Coffea Arabica ET-39 HiFi, whole genome shotgun sequence, one genomic window encodes:
- the LOC113708400 gene encoding uncharacterized protein, protein MGEKELEKEPEKRLCDAALKGDVTPLHQLLGEDPVVLDKAALNCEDKNPLHIAAMLGHADFVKANLQVQSAYFLCLARDREGRNPLHLAAIYGRLTVLQVLLDAGFEAAVEKTDGEETILHLCVKYNQLEALKVLVNRLKDTQLPKGRSEDAAYFLCLARDGNGRNPIHLAAMYGRLAVLQELLDAGFQAALEKTDEGGTILHLCVKYNQLEALKMLVDISKDVWFQNAKNEDGMTILHMAIYYRQNQTIKYLLDSSQVWVKQQDAKGRNALSLLRGQENFDTEIESSLTSIGAITGGRDPGEYQVMLKERSNAMMVVLSLIATMAFQAVVSPPGGLWQDDLKEGPNPH, encoded by the exons ATGGGTGAGAAAGAACTGGAGAAAGAACCGGAGAAAAGGCTCTGTGATGCCGCACTAAAAGGTGACGTTACCCCTCTTCATCAGTTACTTGGAGAAGATCCAGTTGTTCTTGATAAAGCTGCTTTGAACTGCGAGGATAAGAATCCTCTACACATAGCAGCAATGTTGGGCCATGCAGATTTTGTAAAAGCAAACTTACAAGTTCAATCTGCTTATTTTTTGTGCTTGGCCCGTGATCGAGAAGGCAGAAACCCTTTACATCTTGCTGCCATTTATGGCAGATTGACAGTCTTGCAAGTGCTGCTTGATGCCGGATTTGAAGCCGCTGTGGAGAAGACAGATGGGGAAGAGACCATTTTGCATTTGTGTGTCAAATATAATCAGCTAGAGGCCTTGAAGGTGCTAGTCAACCGATTAAAAGATACACAGCTTCCGAAGGGCAGAAGTGAGGATGCTGCTTACTTTTTGTGCTTGGCCCGTGATGGAAATGGCAGAAACCCCATACATCTTGCTGCCATGTATGGCAGATTGGCAGTTTTGCAAGAGCTACTTGATGCCGGATTTCAAGCAGCTCTGGAGAAGACAGACGAGGGAGGGACCATTTTGCATTTATGTGTCAAGTATAATCAGCTGGAGGCCTTGAAGATGCTAGTCGACATCTCAAAAGATGTATGGTTTCAGAACGCCAAAAATGAGGATGGAATGACCATATTACACATGGCCATATACTATCGTCAAAACCAG ACGATCAAATACTTGCTTGATAGCTCCCAAGTTTGGGTGAAACAGCAGGATGCAAAAGGCAGAAATGCTTTATCACTTTTGCGGGGTCAAGAGAACTTCGATACCGAAATTGAAAGCTCTCTTACGTCGATCGGTGCCATTACAGGAGGCCGCGACCCAGGAGAGTACCAGGTGATGCTCAAAGAGAGAAGTAATGCAATGATGGTAGTGCTCTCACTCATAGCAACCATGGCCTTTCAAGCTGTGGTAAGCCCTCCAGGAGGGTTGTGGCAAGATGACTTAAAGGAAGGACCAAATCCACACTGA
- the LOC140014085 gene encoding uncharacterized protein has translation MAEDIVDILQSFNLSNKELQVTEMGSEELSLGIKECQSSLLGKIVGEKIANYTGVKNFVTAAWGYPRDLTVAELGPNLFQFIVPKDEDRDRIAQGGPWILDNQLLVLNRWYEGIEDDEKAFNLAPLWVQVWNLPVHYISKKVGKKIGSVFHLVRDVIIPQTGGKEGRHLKLAALVDITQPLLRGTTIEVAGVAKWVQFKYERCPNFCYRCGRIGHSERSCGMGVSGREGVVFNPQRSHWSYQNGEWIEKECPGTQVHGGSRGVEEECERETVLELGGS, from the exons ATGGCTGAAGACATTGTGGATATTCTGCAAAGTTTTAATCTCTCGAACAAGGAGCTGCAAGTAACAGAGATGGGGAGCGAGGAGCTATCCTTAGGTATCAAGGAGTGTCAAAGCAGTTTGTTAGGGAAAATAGTGGGGGAGAAGATAGCTAATTACACGGGTGTGAAGAACTTTGTCACAGCAGCATGGGGGTATCCAAGGGATTTGACTGTGGCTGAGTTGGGTCCAAATTTGTTCCAATTTATTGTACCAAAAGACGAAGATAGGGATAGAATAGCTCAGGGAGGCCCGTGGATCTTGGATAACCAATTACTGGTTCTGAACAGATGGTATGAGGGGATTGAAGATGATGAAAAGGCCTTTAATTTAGCACCACTTTGGGTGCAAGTCTGGAATCTTCCAGTTCACTATATCTCAAAGAAGGTGGGGAAGAAAATAGGATCTGTTTTCCACCTGGTAAGAGACGTCATTATACCACAAACTGGGGGAAAGGAAGGAAGACACCTCAAGCTAGCTGCATTAGTGGATATTACTCAACCTCTCCTGCGAGGGACAACCATCGAAGTGGCAGGGGTAGCAAAATGGGTTCAGTTTAAATACGAGAGATGTCCGAACTTTTGCTATAGGTGTGGCAGAATAGGGCACAGTGAGAGATCTTGTGGAATGGGTGTGAGTGGGAGGGAAG GGGTGGTTTTTAACCCCCAAAGGAGCCACTGGAGTTATCAGAATGGGGAATGGATAGAGAAAGAATGTCCAGGGACTCAAGTACATGGTGGTTCCAGAGGAGTGGAAGAGGAGTGTGAGAGAGAGACAGTCCTGGAATTGGGAGGAAGCTAG